The genomic interval CGCCGCACCGACAGGTCCTTGCAGTGATGCTCGGCGGTGTCGCAATAGCCGATCACGACCACATGATGCGGGGCCGAATGGCCCTGCTCGAGGAAGCCGGCCACCTGATCGGCGGCGGTGGCGGTGAGATTGGCCTTTTGATAGTCGAAATACACCGTGACCGCTTCATGGTGCGCGAATGGCGGTGGTGGAGGCGGCGGTGGTGGCGGCGGTTCATGCGACGCGCAGGCGCTCAACGCTGTCGCGAAAAGTACGGCAATGGCTGTCTTGGTCTTCATCTGGGGTCTCCCACCCGTTTGATAGCCCCGGTGGGACTGTAGGGCGTGTGCCGATTTGTAACAATGAACGCGGGGAGGATGGTTAAGGGCCTCAAATCTCGCCCCTGACCGCCCAGAGCTCGGGATAGAAGGTGAGGTCGAGCGCCTTCTTCAGATAGTTCACGCCCGATGTCCCGCCCGTGCCGCGCTTGAAGCCGATAATGCGCTCCACGGTCTTCATGTGACTGAAGCGCCAGAGGTGGAAGCGATATTCGAGGTCGACCAGCTTCTCCGCCAGTTCGTACAGGTCCCAATGGGTCCGCGCATCGCGGTAGACGACCCGCCAGGCTTCGGTCACGCGAGGATCGGCGGCATAGGGCTTGGCGAAGTCGCGGCTGAGCTTGTTCGTCGGAATGGAAAGGCCGCGCCGCGCCAGAAGCGCCAGCGATTCGTCGTAGATGCTGGGCTCGATGAGCGCGGCGCGCACCCGGGTCGAGACGGTCTTGTCGGACTCGAAGACGCGCGCCATCGCGGCGTTCTTGTTGCCGAGCCGGAATTCGAGCATCCGGTACTGGAAGGACTGGAAGCCCGACGACTTTCCCAAACTGTCGCGGAAGCTCGCATAGTCGAACGGCGTCATCGTCGACAGGATTTCCCAGGACTGGATAAGAAGTGCCTGAACCCGGCTGACGCGCGCCATCATCTTGAAGGCCGGTCCCAGCTCGTCCTTGCGGATCTGCCCGATCGCCGCGGCGATCTCGTGCAGGCAGAGCTTGATCCAAAGCTCGCTCGCCTGGTGGATGACGATGAACAGCGTCTCGTCATGCGCGCCCGATAGCGGCTTTTGGCAGTCGAGAAGCTGGCGCAACCCGAGATAGTCGCCATAGGACATCGCGTCGCGAAAGTCCCAATGGACGTCCTCGCCCTTCAGGTCGACGGCCGGCGGCGCGGTGCGGTTTTTTCGAAGGGGCATGGGCGCTGCCGGAACCTTAACCAAGGCGTGCATGACGCATTCGCAGCGCCGAAAAGCCGATGCTAAGGTGCCGCCCGCAGCCGCACAACGAGCAAGAAAAGCATGGGAAAAGCATGGAAGGCGGGAATTTGCCTGGGGGTTCTCGTCGCGGTCGGCGCCGGCAGCGCCGAGGCCGCGCGCAGGCCCGTTCTCAAATGCGCCCAGCCGGCCGAGGTCGCGGCCATCCAGACGACGGTGGTCGACCAGCAATTGGTGGACGCCGCGCTGACGTGCGGCGATGCGACCCGCAACGGCTTCAACGCCTATCGCACGGCCTTCGGCGCCGAATTGCGCGGTACGGACAAGCTTCTGCTCACCATGTTCAAGCGCGTCCTGGGCGGCGCGCGCGGCGACGCCGCCTACAACCTGTTCAAGACCGACATGGCCTCGAAGGCGGAGCTGCGCCGCGTCAAAGACGCGGCCGGCTTCTGCCAGGCCGCCGATCTGGTGCTGGCGGCCGCCAATGCGCCGGCCAAGCCGGCGCTCAGGGATTTCGTCGCCGGCGTGCGGTTCACCGAGGTCGAGACGCCGGTCGATACCTGCGCGGTGAAGGTCGATGTGACCTTCAGGGGCGTCCAGGCCGGCCCGTCGGTGCGGCCCAAGCCGCGGCCGCCGCAGCCGGACGACGAGCCGATCGTGCTCGCCGCTGCCGAGCCGCCGCCGCCCGCCGGCATCAAGGTCGGCAGCCTGACCTGCAACGTGTCGAGCGGCTTCGGCCTTCTGTTCGGCTCGTCCAAGGAGCTTAAATGCACCTATGCGCCCAATAGCGGCTCGGGCGAGCACTACACCGGCACGTTCTCGAAATACGGCGTGGACATCGGCTATGCCGACAACGCGACCTTGATCTGGGGCGTGGTGGCGCCGACGTCGGATGTCCGTCCGGGCTCGCTGGAAGGCGATTATGCCGGCGCCACGGCCGGCGCGACGTTCATCGTCGGGTTGGGCGCCAATGTGCTGATCGGCGGTCTCGACAAGTCCATCGCGCTGCAGCCGGTGAGCGTGCAGGGCAATACCGGCCTCAACATCGCCGCGGGCGTCGGCGTGATCACGCTGAAGCACGAGGAATAGGCGCGCCGCGACGCCGAAGGCCGTGCGGACCCGTAGCCGCGGAGGGGCATGCGCGCCTCCGCGTGCTTCCTTCGCGGTCGCAAGCGCCTCGCGGGCCTGACCAATTTCGGTCGGGATTGAACCGACACTTGCAAGCCGGTCGCCGTCCACGGATCGCGCTCGGGCGCGACCCGCGGAGAGGCTCTTGCGCCGCCGCGTGCGCGGCCTGCTGCCGTTGACGATACGAGGGACCTTCCGGTGACAGCCCGGCCGGGATAGCCTGTTTCACGGGCCTGCCTTGCCGCTGCCGCCGGCCCCAAACGAAAAGGGCGGGCCGTGAGGCCCGCCCTTTCCGTATTCTGAAGCGAGGAACTGCTTAGCCGCCGAGGTCGATGACCGCGCGACGGTTCTGCGGCTCGCGGACGCCCGGTCCGGTCGGGACCAGCGGATCGTGGAACGACTTGCCCACGATCTCGATGCCGCCGCCATCCAGGCCTTCGCGGACCATCTCGTCCTTGACCGACTGGGCGCGGCGAACCGACAGCGCCTGATTGTAGCTGTCCGAACCGACCGTGTCGGTGTGGCCGGTGACCAGCACCTTGACGAAGCCGTTGGCCTTGGCGGTGCGAACCGCTTCCGCGACCACTTCCTGCGCCTTGTCGGTGAGGTTCGACTTGTCGAAGTCGAAGAAGACGATGAACGTCTTGACCGGCGGCGGCGGGGGAGGCGGCGGCGGCGGGGGAGGCGGCGGGGGCGGCGGCGGCGGTGCAGCCTGATCCACGTACCAGCGGACGCCGATCATCGCCACATGCTCGCGAGCCTGCGAGATATGGATCGGGTCGATCGCCACGAAGTCGGAGACGTAGTCGCGGTCGATCTCGGCCGAGCGATAACGGTAGTCGAGGAACAGCTCGGTGGAAGGATCGATCTCGTAGTTCACGCCGACGATGCCCTGCCACATGAACTCGACATGCTGGCCGCGGATGACCTTGAGGCCGGGGAAGAGCGAGTCCTTGATGGACAGGTCGAGCGCGCCGGCGCCGACGCCGCCGCCGAACGACAGGCTCCAACGATCGCTGAGATTCGCGTCATAAAGGAAGTTCACCAGGGCGGACTTGAGCTGGTTCGTGCCGCTCAGCGTGCCGGCGAAGGGCGGGTTGTGCTCGTGCTGGTCGTGCCAGGAATAGCCCGCTTCGAATTCGAGGCGAAGGCCGCTGGCCCATTTGTAGCCGAAGGAGCCGGCAACCAGGCCCGCGTCCTGCTGTCCGAGATTGGCGTGCGCTGAAAGCGGCGGAGCCGTGACCGCATGGATCGGGTCCATGTGATCGTAGCCGGCGCCAAGGCCCAGATACCACCCCTGGGTATCATTGGCCATTGCAGGGGCGACGCTAAGCGCCGCCAATGCCACGCCCGTCAAGGCGATCGAACGAAGTTTCATTTCTATCCTCGCTTCAAATACCGACGGGCAGGGACCCCCCCACCTAAACGTTCGGACGACAGTGGACTTATAACGACGCCGGCAGCGGATGTCTCCACTTACCCTTTTGGGATTCGGCCGTTTTCGGGTCTTGAAAACCCGTTTGCAGCCGCTCTGTGACCGGCCTGCAACAGGATTTGACCGAATTCGGTCCGTTCGCGTCGAATGGTGCATTTGTCAAGGCGGGCCGGCACTTAACAAGCGTTCCCGCGTCGAATATTTTGACGCGTGCAGTGCGTCCGAAATGCGGAGCGCGGCGCGAGCCTATACCGATCCCGGCCGGCACGCGGTTCGCGCACTGTCGCACCCTATACGCCGCGCCCGGCCGCCCTCGGACTTGGAAGAAGTCTTTGTTCGAAAAAGGATTTCAGGCGGGTCTGCGCTCGGCGGACCAGAACCCGTCGCTCCGCTGCGCGGTCCAGACAAAGGCATAGCGTCCGGCAAGCAGGTCGAGGCTGCCCGTGCCGCTGCCGGCCTCGATGCCGTGCAGGAGTTCTTCGCGCGGCGTGACGTGGAAGAGGCTGAGCCAGAACCGCAGCAGGCCTTCGCCCAGCCGCCCCAGCCCTTTCAGGTCGCCGAAGTCGACGACATGTATCGTCCCGCCCGGCGCCAGCGACGCCTGCGCCGCGGCGAGCGCCTTGCGCCAATCGGGAATCATCGACAGCGAATAAGAGAATACGATCGCGTCGAACGGCTCGCTTTCGCCGAAAAGCCCGGGCCCGAGGTCTTCGGCATAAGCCTGGACGAGCTTGACCTTGAGCCCGGCGCGCGCGACCGCCTTGGCCGATGTTTCCAGCATCTCCGCCGAGGCGTCGAGCCCGTACAGGACGGCGTCGGGATAGGCCCGGGCGATCTTGATCAGATTGCGCGAGGTGCCGCAGCCGACCTCGATCACCCGCGCGCCGGGCCTCAAGGCCAGTTTGCGGATCAGCCTGTCGCGCCCGAAAAGGTAATATTTCCGCGTGAAATCATAGATATAGCGCTGGCGCCGGTAGATCCGGTCCATCAGCGCGGCATGGTCTGTCATCGGCGCGTCACGACGGCTTGCGGCGCGCATAGACATGGAAGCCGCCATAGATCGACGACCGGTCCTTGGCATGCCAGGCGCGGCTTTCGGCCTCCAGATAGGTCCAGGGCGCCAGCACCTCGGGCGGCAATTTGCGCGGCAGCGGCGAATCAGGCCCCGCGGTCCGGAAGATCACGCGCGCGTCGCGCATGTCCGCGGTGCGGTCGATCTCGCGCCACAGCGCGGTGATCTGGTCCTGGTTCATCCAGTCCTGCGCGTCGAGCAGGACATAGCGGTGCAGCGATCCGGGCGCCTGGGCCTGCAGGAAATCGGTCAGCGAGGCGTGGTGCACCTCGACCTTGTTCGTGCGCGTACGGATGAAGTTGTAGGTCTCGCGCTGCAGATAGGCGGGCACCGCCTCGCGGTGCTCGACGTCGTAGCCGCGGCCGAAGGCCTGCCAGGCGAAATAGTTTTCCTGGATCGGAAAATCGCAGGCCAGCCGCTCGACGCGCTCGCGCAGCACCGCGACCGGATCGCCCGCCGCGACCAGCTCGTCATACTGCGCCGGCGGAATCCCCAGTGCATAAAGCGAGACCGGGCTCTTGGAGAGCAGCTTGATCGACTTGTAGTCGAACAGGGGCGCGATATCGCGCTCGAACAGCCGGCGCTGCTCCTCCGGCGTGCGCGCCGCCAGGATGGGCTCGAGCTTCTTGCCGTGCAGCTTGGCGACGGCGTGCAGGATTCCGATGAAGCGCCCGAGCAGGCCGTAGCGGTAGAGGTTCTTGCCGAACATGTTGATGCGCCGGCCGCGCAGGGGACGATCCTTCTCCCAATATTTCCGCGTCTCGGCGTCCAGCTTCGGGCGCAGATATTTGTCGTAGGCCGCGCGGTTGGCCTTGTCGTTGGCCTGGCCGAAGAAGCGGAAGAAGGCGTCGTGGCTGGGAAGGCTCTCCAGCGCGGCGAGTTTCAGCTTGGTCAGCGCGATATGGTTGGGATTGAGATCGACGGCGATGATCTTCGCCGGATCGGCGGCGATGTAGTTCAGGACGTTGCAGCCGCCCGACGCGATGGTGATGACCCGGTGCTCCGGAATAAGCGCCAGGGCGGCCAGGTCGACGACCGGGTCCTCCCAGATTTGGTTGTATACAAACCCTTGAAACATAAGGGTAAAGAGCCGCTCCAGGGCGCCCCTCTTGGTGGTTGCCGGCTTCTGATGGGCCGCCTTGTCGAGAAGCAGATTTGCCATGGATGTCCTTTGGAACCTCCCGCGTCGCGGGTCGCGTGAAGGGAGTGCCTAAGATTTATGACGGATTGAAGGAGGCAGGCAAAGAATTTCGCGCCGCGCGGGGTCCGCCTTGCACGCCGCGCCGCCCGACTTTAAGGGGAACCGCATGACCAAGCCCGCCAAGAAGACCGCCATCGCCGAAGTCCTCGACCTGCTCGATCTCGAAAAGATCGAGGAGAACATATTCCGCGGCCAAAGCCCGGAAGACCGCATGCAGCGCGTGTTCGGCGGCCAGGTGCTGGGCCAGGCGCTGGTCGCGGCGAGCCGCACGGTCGAAGGCCGCGTCTGCCACTCCTTCCACGCGTATTTCCTGCGCGGCGGCGATCCCAAGGTTCCCATCCTCTATGAGGTCGATCGGGCCCGCGACGGCGCGAGCTTCACCTCGCGCC from Rhizomicrobium sp. carries:
- a CDS encoding OmpA family protein, which codes for MKLRSIALTGVALAALSVAPAMANDTQGWYLGLGAGYDHMDPIHAVTAPPLSAHANLGQQDAGLVAGSFGYKWASGLRLEFEAGYSWHDQHEHNPPFAGTLSGTNQLKSALVNFLYDANLSDRWSLSFGGGVGAGALDLSIKDSLFPGLKVIRGQHVEFMWQGIVGVNYEIDPSTELFLDYRYRSAEIDRDYVSDFVAIDPIHISQAREHVAMIGVRWYVDQAAPPPPPPPPPPPPPPPPPPPVKTFIVFFDFDKSNLTDKAQEVVAEAVRTAKANGFVKVLVTGHTDTVGSDSYNQALSVRRAQSVKDEMVREGLDGGGIEIVGKSFHDPLVPTGPGVREPQNRRAVIDLGG
- a CDS encoding DUF3419 family protein — encoded protein: MANLLLDKAAHQKPATTKRGALERLFTLMFQGFVYNQIWEDPVVDLAALALIPEHRVITIASGGCNVLNYIAADPAKIIAVDLNPNHIALTKLKLAALESLPSHDAFFRFFGQANDKANRAAYDKYLRPKLDAETRKYWEKDRPLRGRRINMFGKNLYRYGLLGRFIGILHAVAKLHGKKLEPILAARTPEEQRRLFERDIAPLFDYKSIKLLSKSPVSLYALGIPPAQYDELVAAGDPVAVLRERVERLACDFPIQENYFAWQAFGRGYDVEHREAVPAYLQRETYNFIRTRTNKVEVHHASLTDFLQAQAPGSLHRYVLLDAQDWMNQDQITALWREIDRTADMRDARVIFRTAGPDSPLPRKLPPEVLAPWTYLEAESRAWHAKDRSSIYGGFHVYARRKPS
- a CDS encoding DUF992 domain-containing protein, translating into MGKAWKAGICLGVLVAVGAGSAEAARRPVLKCAQPAEVAAIQTTVVDQQLVDAALTCGDATRNGFNAYRTAFGAELRGTDKLLLTMFKRVLGGARGDAAYNLFKTDMASKAELRRVKDAAGFCQAADLVLAAANAPAKPALRDFVAGVRFTEVETPVDTCAVKVDVTFRGVQAGPSVRPKPRPPQPDDEPIVLAAAEPPPPAGIKVGSLTCNVSSGFGLLFGSSKELKCTYAPNSGSGEHYTGTFSKYGVDIGYADNATLIWGVVAPTSDVRPGSLEGDYAGATAGATFIVGLGANVLIGGLDKSIALQPVSVQGNTGLNIAAGVGVITLKHEE
- a CDS encoding class I SAM-dependent methyltransferase, with the translated sequence MTDHAALMDRIYRRQRYIYDFTRKYYLFGRDRLIRKLALRPGARVIEVGCGTSRNLIKIARAYPDAVLYGLDASAEMLETSAKAVARAGLKVKLVQAYAEDLGPGLFGESEPFDAIVFSYSLSMIPDWRKALAAAQASLAPGGTIHVVDFGDLKGLGRLGEGLLRFWLSLFHVTPREELLHGIEAGSGTGSLDLLAGRYAFVWTAQRSDGFWSAERRPA
- a CDS encoding tryptophan 2,3-dioxygenase family protein, producing MPLRKNRTAPPAVDLKGEDVHWDFRDAMSYGDYLGLRQLLDCQKPLSGAHDETLFIVIHQASELWIKLCLHEIAAAIGQIRKDELGPAFKMMARVSRVQALLIQSWEILSTMTPFDYASFRDSLGKSSGFQSFQYRMLEFRLGNKNAAMARVFESDKTVSTRVRAALIEPSIYDESLALLARRGLSIPTNKLSRDFAKPYAADPRVTEAWRVVYRDARTHWDLYELAEKLVDLEYRFHLWRFSHMKTVERIIGFKRGTGGTSGVNYLKKALDLTFYPELWAVRGEI
- a CDS encoding OmpA family protein: MKTKTAIAVLFATALSACASHEPPPPPPPPPPPFAHHEAVTVYFDYQKANLTATAADQVAGFLEQGHSAPHHVVVIGYCDTAEHHCKDLSVRRADAVKDELVRRGMDPAAIDTGGSDDLLVKTGDHVREPQNRRAVIDPR